From Natrinema salaciae, the proteins below share one genomic window:
- a CDS encoding class I SAM-dependent DNA methyltransferase — MQTALTYRTNRDLFSNHYLDEHLPETDAWDEVSDETLREAYEAINELWEREKTTAPKRNESQLEETFIRPLFRTLGIPFEVEESTSRTRRRPDYGFFETEDATRRAFERREEGGDFYEGSVAVADAKRWGRPLDTRGSGEHDRDFENPSYQIHVYLQETPARWGVLTDGKKWRLYYAPTSHRLDSYYEIDLPTVLETGDLEAFKYFYLFFRHEAFLEDAGGDSFLDDVYDESTVFAQELGADLQDNIYEAITVLSEGFLQYPDNDLTEDDLDLIHDSSLVYLYRLIFVLYAESEGRDLLDTNNEIYEQSYSLNSLKQEVAEELDSADPTYRDWQNTLQARLDELFMLIDEGSKSRGIPEEELHIPAYNGGLFRTDPEDDSREATFLATHDVGDASLARVIELLTRSENAAGDGTVFVDYSSLDVRHLGSVYEGLLEYQLAVADEPLTLDDCEYRSAAEGDDVVVQNGDVYLTTGSGERKATGSYYTPEYVVEYIVENTLEPLVDDIRADLDGRSDRDDRGFGAAFAERVFDLKILDPAMGSGHFLTSVIDYLAREIIDAQEKQAAQQGIETVDEEHDINWARRQVAQRCIYGVDLNPLAVELAKVSLWLRTLAAEQPLAFLDHHLKTGNSLVGSDIEEIEELDSTGGGDGHNASLADFGVARKGTIEQLMRIYEAFIAIENQELADVKEIESKYDEFERNELRQRLEAMANVHTADAFGLDGLPSDAYERMAAAMEDDDEWERIERMQWFQDAQQWADDDDYFHWSLAFPEVFYDTSGTERETPGFDAVVGNPPYLKSHHIPDGVDTVLRTEYETAEEGAYDIYVPFVELANRLRNGRGRVGVIVPNKFFEANYGAALRNYLVENDCLDAVVNFGEKQVFDGVSTYTCVVFLDEAVSAVDYLAISDLTGFANRKPDGDVGERQTYGLESLGDRWNFVTGDTAAVMSKLADKPTLGDASERIFKGLDTGMADFYAVEKRAEHGDTYTVYSAQAEAEIEIETRLLKPLLKGKDIESFRPDYQDRLLFFPYETHTDGYDLLAESTIESTYPHAYEYMKQHESELRQRQNGAYDDDEWYRFTNPRNLHHYDNEKICSPYNSFRPAFIFDTDEFYFTTGFAGAYGTITTEQSPDFYRAVTAILNSTVTQFVMEQTSTPMRGNYFSYEKRFIKHIPLPIDAYSTTAEQRERIAAPLIQEFDAAMCEDGSEPRFSETVERFCEERTKTEAVCYAIADLCTQIGEMKEERHRLNGDVLDYLGTYDGGEQLSEVAEYQPPSGVADSILSETAESRDNLRVGDVRIRERGSKLRILATARYKPETPDEYETDRWGYTETDYLPAMDFVGLEEVKRNVITEFVPKAVANGDGFADFRETATKTNSIVDRIGGLTLPNVADVASGLNRYLRTKRRDEELGRRLESATSVLDDVVYTLYGLSDEDVETVESTVAAERGK, encoded by the coding sequence ATGCAGACTGCACTCACCTACCGCACGAACCGAGATCTGTTCTCCAACCACTACCTCGACGAGCACCTCCCAGAGACGGACGCGTGGGACGAGGTCAGTGACGAAACACTCCGCGAAGCCTACGAGGCCATCAACGAACTCTGGGAGCGTGAGAAGACGACGGCCCCGAAACGGAACGAGTCCCAGCTCGAAGAGACGTTTATCCGGCCACTGTTCCGGACGTTGGGCATCCCGTTCGAAGTCGAGGAGAGCACGAGTCGCACGCGGCGACGCCCCGACTACGGGTTCTTCGAGACGGAAGACGCCACCCGCAGGGCGTTCGAGCGTCGCGAGGAGGGTGGCGACTTCTACGAGGGTTCCGTCGCCGTCGCCGACGCGAAGCGCTGGGGACGCCCCCTCGACACTCGCGGGAGCGGTGAACACGACCGCGATTTCGAGAACCCGAGCTACCAAATTCACGTCTACCTTCAGGAGACGCCGGCGCGATGGGGCGTCCTCACCGACGGCAAGAAATGGCGGCTCTACTACGCGCCGACGAGCCACCGCCTCGACTCGTACTACGAGATCGACCTCCCCACCGTACTCGAGACGGGAGACCTCGAGGCGTTCAAGTATTTCTACCTCTTTTTCCGCCACGAAGCCTTCCTCGAGGATGCAGGTGGGGACAGCTTCCTCGACGACGTCTACGACGAGTCTACCGTCTTCGCTCAGGAGTTGGGAGCGGACCTCCAGGACAACATCTACGAGGCGATCACGGTCCTCTCGGAGGGGTTTCTGCAGTACCCCGACAACGATCTCACCGAGGACGACCTCGATCTGATTCACGATAGCTCGCTCGTCTACCTGTATCGGCTCATCTTCGTCCTCTATGCCGAGAGTGAGGGCCGCGACCTGCTCGACACGAACAACGAGATTTACGAGCAGTCGTACAGCCTGAACTCGCTCAAACAGGAGGTCGCCGAGGAGCTCGACAGTGCGGACCCGACGTACCGCGACTGGCAGAACACCCTCCAGGCGCGTCTGGACGAGCTCTTCATGCTCATCGACGAGGGGAGCAAGTCACGCGGGATTCCCGAGGAGGAGCTCCACATTCCGGCGTACAACGGCGGACTGTTCCGAACGGATCCCGAGGACGACAGCCGCGAAGCGACGTTCCTCGCCACTCACGACGTCGGCGACGCCTCCCTCGCCAGAGTCATCGAACTGCTGACCCGGAGCGAGAACGCCGCCGGTGACGGAACGGTTTTCGTCGACTATTCGTCACTCGACGTGCGCCACCTCGGGAGCGTCTACGAGGGACTACTGGAGTACCAGCTCGCGGTCGCCGACGAACCGCTGACGCTCGACGACTGCGAGTACAGAAGCGCCGCCGAGGGCGACGACGTCGTCGTGCAGAACGGCGACGTGTACCTGACGACCGGCAGCGGTGAACGAAAGGCGACTGGGTCGTACTATACGCCCGAGTACGTCGTGGAGTACATCGTCGAGAACACGCTCGAGCCGCTCGTCGACGACATCCGGGCGGACCTCGACGGTCGGAGTGATCGGGACGATCGTGGCTTCGGGGCAGCGTTCGCCGAGCGCGTGTTCGATTTAAAGATTCTCGACCCGGCGATGGGGAGCGGTCACTTCCTCACGAGTGTCATCGACTACCTGGCCCGCGAGATCATCGATGCCCAAGAAAAGCAGGCCGCACAGCAGGGCATCGAAACCGTCGACGAGGAACACGACATCAACTGGGCCCGTCGACAGGTCGCCCAGCGCTGTATCTATGGGGTCGACCTGAACCCGCTTGCCGTCGAACTGGCCAAGGTGTCCCTGTGGCTGCGCACCCTCGCCGCTGAACAGCCGCTCGCCTTCCTCGATCACCACCTGAAGACGGGCAACTCGCTCGTGGGGAGTGACATCGAGGAAATCGAGGAACTTGACTCAACGGGCGGTGGCGACGGCCACAACGCCTCGCTCGCGGACTTCGGTGTGGCTCGGAAGGGGACGATCGAGCAGTTGATGCGGATCTACGAAGCGTTCATCGCCATCGAGAATCAGGAACTCGCGGACGTCAAGGAGATCGAGTCCAAGTACGACGAGTTCGAGCGGAACGAGCTTCGGCAGCGACTCGAGGCGATGGCAAACGTCCATACCGCCGACGCGTTCGGGCTGGACGGTCTCCCGAGCGACGCCTACGAGCGGATGGCAGCGGCGATGGAAGACGACGACGAATGGGAGCGAATCGAACGGATGCAGTGGTTCCAGGATGCACAACAGTGGGCCGACGACGACGACTACTTCCACTGGAGTTTGGCGTTCCCCGAAGTCTTCTACGATACGAGCGGGACCGAACGGGAGACCCCCGGGTTCGATGCGGTCGTCGGAAACCCCCCGTATCTCAAGTCACACCACATCCCGGATGGCGTAGATACCGTGTTGCGGACCGAGTACGAAACCGCTGAGGAGGGAGCGTACGACATCTACGTTCCGTTTGTGGAACTTGCAAATCGACTCCGAAACGGCCGTGGTCGGGTCGGCGTTATCGTTCCGAACAAGTTCTTCGAGGCCAACTACGGGGCCGCACTACGGAACTATCTGGTGGAAAACGATTGTCTCGACGCCGTCGTCAACTTCGGAGAGAAGCAAGTGTTCGACGGGGTGAGCACGTACACGTGCGTGGTATTCCTGGACGAAGCCGTTTCAGCCGTTGACTACCTGGCAATCTCGGACCTAACCGGCTTCGCCAATCGAAAGCCGGACGGAGACGTTGGAGAGAGGCAAACGTACGGTCTCGAGAGCCTGGGAGACAGGTGGAACTTCGTTACTGGTGACACCGCTGCCGTTATGAGCAAACTCGCCGATAAGCCGACGCTGGGCGATGCCAGTGAGCGGATTTTCAAGGGTCTCGACACCGGGATGGCCGATTTCTATGCCGTCGAAAAAAGAGCCGAACACGGAGACACCTACACGGTATACTCGGCGCAAGCCGAAGCCGAAATCGAGATCGAAACACGGCTGCTGAAACCGCTACTGAAGGGGAAAGACATCGAGTCGTTCCGTCCGGACTACCAAGATCGGCTCCTGTTCTTTCCCTACGAGACGCACACGGACGGGTACGACTTGCTGGCCGAGTCGACGATCGAGTCGACCTATCCGCACGCGTACGAATACATGAAGCAACACGAATCCGAACTGAGACAGCGGCAAAACGGCGCGTACGACGACGACGAGTGGTATCGATTCACGAATCCACGGAACCTCCATCACTACGACAACGAAAAAATCTGTTCTCCCTACAATTCCTTTCGCCCTGCGTTCATCTTCGATACGGACGAGTTCTACTTCACGACCGGCTTCGCGGGTGCCTATGGTACCATCACGACGGAGCAATCCCCCGATTTCTATCGAGCAGTCACTGCGATCCTCAACTCGACGGTGACGCAGTTCGTTATGGAACAGACGAGTACGCCGATGCGGGGGAACTACTTCTCGTACGAAAAGCGGTTCATCAAGCACATTCCCCTGCCGATCGACGCGTACTCGACGACGGCGGAGCAGCGAGAGCGTATTGCTGCGCCCCTCATTCAGGAATTCGATGCGGCTATGTGCGAGGACGGTTCTGAACCGCGGTTCTCCGAGACGGTAGAACGCTTCTGCGAAGAACGGACGAAGACAGAAGCCGTGTGTTACGCCATAGCGGATCTCTGCACCCAGATCGGGGAGATGAAAGAAGAACGCCACCGTCTGAACGGAGACGTATTGGACTACCTCGGTACGTACGACGGCGGGGAACAGTTGAGTGAAGTTGCCGAATACCAGCCGCCGAGCGGGGTTGCAGACAGCATCCTTTCGGAGACGGCGGAGAGCCGTGACAATCTCAGAGTTGGCGACGTCAGGATTCGAGAGCGTGGCTCGAAACTCCGGATCCTGGCAACAGCGCGATACAAACCGGAGACCCCTGACGAGTACGAAACTGATCGCTGGGGGTATACAGAGACGGATTATCTGCCCGCGATGGACTTCGTCGGGCTGGAAGAGGTGAAACGGAACGTGATAACCGAATTCGTCCCGAAAGCAGTCGCCAACGGCGACGGGTTCGCGGATTTCAGAGAAACGGCAACCAAGACGAACTCGATAGTCGACCGGATTGGCGGACTGACGCTGCCGAACGTAGCCGACGTAGCGTCCGGTCTGAACCGGTATCTGCGGACGAAACGACGAGACGAAGAGCTCGGTAGACGACTGGAATCCGCCACGTCCGTACTCGACGACGTAGTGTATACACTGTACGGGCTGAGCGACGAGGACGTGGAGACGGTGGAGTCGACCGTCGCTGCTGAACGCGGAAAGTGA